A genomic region of Vibrio sp. 10N contains the following coding sequences:
- a CDS encoding M16 family metallopeptidase, with the protein MKKLQLWCVFGVLMLVFGCSPESDAPIKPDIGWATTELENGLVVSQYQKTGEPLSFRLVVHAGSLQETAKQSGYAHFLEHLFFRVENVPEQNAVKETLFQSGVSFGADLNAFTYNQYTAYELSIDDAESLNAALSWLAYVAGGMTVTEAMIEQEKGVVIGEMRVTRPDPQPYADKAYQHLLKGTELESHDILGSKSSIENMDIKELQGFYQQWYQPQNMELWIVGDWGQNDLLTTINRHFGSIKKGEQPRRTLIDPIEFNDEPFVAKALPQEYATLDLGYQMPNPVVITEADQLVQLGTYFISDLVSNRLSELNRSPEFTLQGLNTYPMDLHGHRWLLIGAAFEESERDKVQQAVTAAVASLTQHGISEDELDTVKRSWVSFNDQLLNDIQVWTSKELIDYKFGMMQAQSIAQDPNQYVSVHRRLVDKMTVRHANKAIKKLFSQSPIIAVNTKHESVDVSAITAGLKQKTDKPLQMVVSKTLAVPDTKGSVVSIEKQEHDLVLWKLSNDIEVLYAQHDKAADKFYGWFGSLGGSAILDKALMASGQLFPLVALNSHIGPLTPEQIERSFRRSNSYVEPFIRDAKHGMVFGTNEKGIADVMSVMHHAMSLTDVDGLAVDKAKTMLINELKRLEQEPEFKTFNDAFRLGLDTYSHLQSRTESEVAMVNKESVLEAYNKLVRVNRGYKMVLVGSKPAAEVKSIIEQYIASIEFTDKAAYSWPTASLKSSGPASMITIDNYPSQDGKSKVYMVSVAERNEPRTAKDVFAEDMLQRLLNERVMQTLRVDNSLDYSPEAYGFLQEGNGLVGWSFYAHVEPKDETKTMSLFKDVTKDVLNGFEAQERDKVVAQLKSDLSPWSDNPENMSFMLFRYWLFGYGTEALYNYESVAESVTLSDLDRMAKQEFGRNSNKFSLLINP; encoded by the coding sequence ATGAAAAAACTGCAACTATGGTGTGTCTTTGGGGTATTAATGTTGGTGTTTGGCTGCTCTCCTGAGAGTGATGCTCCGATCAAACCTGATATTGGGTGGGCGACGACTGAGCTGGAAAATGGCCTGGTCGTCAGTCAGTACCAAAAAACAGGTGAACCACTTAGCTTTAGGCTCGTAGTTCATGCCGGGAGTCTTCAAGAGACCGCAAAACAATCAGGCTATGCCCACTTTCTAGAGCACTTATTCTTCCGAGTGGAGAATGTGCCGGAGCAAAACGCAGTGAAAGAAACTTTGTTCCAGTCAGGGGTAAGTTTTGGCGCTGATCTCAATGCATTTACATACAATCAATACACGGCGTATGAACTCTCCATTGATGATGCCGAGTCGCTAAATGCCGCTCTTTCTTGGTTAGCTTATGTCGCCGGGGGTATGACCGTTACCGAGGCGATGATCGAGCAAGAGAAAGGGGTCGTCATTGGTGAAATGAGAGTGACAAGGCCGGATCCTCAGCCATACGCTGATAAAGCGTATCAACATTTGCTCAAGGGAACTGAGCTTGAGTCTCACGACATACTTGGCAGCAAATCTTCAATTGAGAACATGGATATCAAGGAGCTTCAGGGGTTTTATCAGCAATGGTACCAACCTCAGAACATGGAACTCTGGATTGTCGGTGACTGGGGACAAAACGACTTACTCACCACAATAAACCGTCATTTTGGTTCAATAAAGAAAGGAGAGCAGCCAAGGCGAACTCTGATTGATCCAATTGAATTTAATGATGAGCCTTTCGTTGCTAAGGCTCTGCCGCAAGAGTATGCCACCCTGGATCTTGGTTATCAAATGCCAAATCCTGTAGTGATTACCGAGGCTGATCAGCTTGTTCAACTGGGTACGTATTTCATTAGCGATTTGGTTTCAAACAGGTTGTCTGAGCTGAATCGTTCTCCAGAGTTTACTCTGCAAGGGCTAAACACGTATCCAATGGATTTGCATGGTCATCGCTGGTTGCTCATTGGGGCTGCATTTGAGGAGTCAGAGCGTGATAAAGTCCAACAAGCAGTGACTGCTGCTGTTGCATCGTTGACCCAACACGGAATCAGTGAAGATGAGTTAGATACGGTAAAACGCAGTTGGGTATCGTTCAATGACCAGTTGTTGAATGATATTCAGGTTTGGACTTCTAAGGAGCTCATCGATTATAAATTTGGCATGATGCAGGCTCAGAGTATCGCTCAAGATCCTAATCAATATGTCTCAGTTCACCGTCGTTTAGTCGACAAAATGACGGTAAGGCACGCCAATAAAGCCATCAAAAAGTTGTTTTCACAGTCGCCTATTATTGCGGTTAATACCAAACATGAGTCTGTTGATGTAAGTGCTATTACGGCCGGACTTAAACAAAAAACTGATAAACCACTTCAAATGGTCGTCTCCAAGACGCTTGCTGTTCCAGATACTAAAGGAAGTGTTGTATCGATAGAGAAGCAAGAGCACGACTTGGTTCTTTGGAAATTATCCAATGACATTGAAGTACTCTATGCTCAGCATGATAAGGCTGCAGACAAATTTTACGGCTGGTTTGGGTCGCTTGGTGGCTCGGCGATATTAGATAAAGCGTTGATGGCCTCTGGGCAACTTTTTCCTCTCGTTGCTCTTAACAGTCATATTGGCCCTTTAACCCCAGAACAAATAGAACGATCGTTTCGTCGATCCAATAGTTACGTTGAACCTTTCATTCGTGATGCTAAACACGGGATGGTGTTTGGTACCAATGAGAAAGGTATCGCAGATGTTATGTCAGTAATGCATCACGCGATGTCTTTGACCGATGTTGATGGCTTGGCAGTGGATAAAGCGAAAACGATGCTGATTAATGAGCTCAAGCGTTTAGAGCAGGAGCCTGAATTCAAAACTTTTAACGACGCGTTTAGGCTTGGTTTGGATACATACAGTCACTTGCAATCAAGGACTGAATCAGAAGTTGCGATGGTGAATAAGGAAAGTGTACTCGAGGCTTACAATAAATTAGTTCGAGTTAACCGAGGCTACAAAATGGTGTTAGTAGGGAGCAAACCAGCAGCAGAGGTTAAATCGATCATCGAGCAGTATATTGCGAGCATAGAGTTTACGGATAAGGCTGCATACTCTTGGCCTACAGCCTCGCTTAAATCGTCAGGGCCAGCAAGTATGATAACTATCGACAACTACCCTTCTCAGGACGGTAAATCCAAAGTGTACATGGTCTCGGTTGCCGAACGAAATGAGCCGAGAACCGCAAAAGATGTGTTTGCAGAGGATATGTTGCAAAGGTTACTTAATGAACGAGTCATGCAAACGCTTCGAGTGGATAACTCATTGGACTACAGTCCAGAAGCCTATGGTTTTCTCCAAGAAGGGAATGGTCTAGTCGGCTGGTCGTTTTATGCTCACGTAGAACCAAAAGATGAAACCAAGACGATGAGTTTGTTTAAAGACGTCACTAAAGATGTACTCAATGGGTTCGAAGCTCAAGAGCGTGACAAAGTGGTTGCTCAGCTAAAAAGCGATCTATCGCCTTGGTCAGATAATCCAGAAAATATGAGTTTTATGCTGTTCCGTTATTGGCTCTTCGGTTATGGCACCGAGGCCCTTTATAACTATGAATCGGTGGCAGAGAGCGTAACTTTGAGTGATCTCGATCGTATGGCCAAACAGGAGTTCGGTCGAAATTCCAACAAATTCTCTTTGTTAATCAATCCATAA
- the aroG gene encoding 3-deoxy-7-phosphoheptulonate synthase AroG, giving the protein MFQTDDVRINKVKELLPPVAVLEKFPATEVASSTTFNARKAIHNILEGEDDRLLVIVGPCSIHDPEAAVEYGKRLKVLRDELGDRLEIVMRVYFEKPRTTVGWKGLINDPYLNDTFKINDGLRMGRKLLLDLTDMGMPTASEFLDMITPQYVADLISWGAIGARTTESQVHRELASGISCPVGFKNGTDGNIKIASDAIRSASASHHFLSVTKYGHSAIIETAGNPDCHIILRGGKEPNYSASHVKAIKDELTANGLPAKVMIDFSHANSSKQFQRQKVVSTDVAEQMANGEDAIFGVMIESHLVEGRQDLVDGVAPTYGQSITDACIGWEDTEKVLRELADAVEARRKG; this is encoded by the coding sequence ATGTTCCAAACTGATGACGTAAGAATTAACAAAGTAAAAGAACTTTTACCACCTGTTGCTGTGTTAGAGAAGTTTCCAGCGACTGAAGTTGCTTCTTCTACCACGTTTAACGCACGTAAAGCGATCCATAACATTCTTGAAGGCGAAGATGATCGACTACTAGTAATCGTTGGTCCTTGTTCAATCCATGATCCTGAAGCCGCCGTTGAATATGGCAAGCGTTTGAAAGTACTTCGTGACGAGCTTGGTGATCGCCTGGAAATCGTGATGCGAGTTTACTTTGAAAAGCCGCGTACTACGGTTGGTTGGAAAGGTCTAATCAACGACCCTTACCTCAATGACACGTTCAAAATTAACGACGGTCTACGCATGGGTCGTAAGCTTCTGCTTGATCTTACTGATATGGGTATGCCGACAGCCAGTGAATTCTTAGATATGATCACGCCACAGTATGTTGCAGATCTTATTAGTTGGGGTGCAATTGGTGCACGTACGACGGAATCTCAGGTTCACCGTGAGCTAGCTTCTGGTATTTCTTGCCCAGTTGGCTTTAAGAATGGTACAGATGGCAACATCAAAATCGCATCAGACGCTATTCGTTCTGCAAGCGCTTCTCACCACTTCTTGTCGGTCACTAAATACGGTCATTCTGCGATTATTGAAACTGCGGGTAACCCAGATTGCCACATCATTTTGCGCGGTGGTAAAGAGCCAAACTACAGTGCATCACATGTGAAGGCGATTAAAGATGAGCTAACAGCTAACGGTCTGCCAGCTAAAGTGATGATCGACTTTAGTCACGCTAACAGCTCTAAACAGTTCCAGCGTCAAAAAGTCGTATCGACAGATGTTGCTGAGCAAATGGCTAACGGTGAAGACGCGATTTTTGGTGTCATGATCGAATCGCACCTAGTTGAAGGTCGTCAAGATCTGGTTGATGGTGTCGCACCAACTTACGGCCAGTCAATTACAGATGCTTGTATCGGCTGGGAAGACACTGAGAAAGTGCTGCGTGAACTTGCAGATGCGGTAGAAGCGCGTCGCAAAGGCTAA